Below is a window of Rattus norvegicus strain BN/NHsdMcwi chromosome 5, GRCr8, whole genome shotgun sequence DNA.
TAGCTCCTTGTGCACCATGATGTgctacagcttctctgcttcctcctgctcttccttggccagCAGCTCCTCTGCATACAGCTCCCCCATGGCTCTCGCTTGGGTCTCGGTTCCATCACTTCTGGGGATTTTAACTTTTAAGAATGGACAGAAACTTTACAATTTGATGTGTGCCCTATACCTGAGCACCTATGTTGCCAGGACAAGGGAGTTTTCATTGCACACAATGGGATTGCAAGACAGAGATTTCAGGTAAAAGCATCAGTGAATATATTGAAACCAAGCCCCCTCTCGATGCAGACTCCATGAAACATTATCCTCCAACTTGCATATTTTTAAGGGAGTAGGAAAAATATTGGGCTCCAGGAAACAGTAAAAACGGTGGGAATTTCACTATATGGCACATGCATGGACCTtgggtttatacatttcaggGAGAAGAATCTCCCTCATCCAAGGTCTTTAGATCTTTGGGTGTTAACAAAGATGTTCTATCCATATCGAGGCCTTAACCAACGCTCCCTGTCCTCAGAACTGAGTGGTAATGgagcagtgagaactctgaagctctggaaggagagtgtgcgaatgggtgttccctgactcaaaagtgagtctctggaaaaggCACTGCAGACACTGGTCAGTCAGGGTAGAGGGAGTTAGCAAGGAAGCTACggcatttcccagtgacatcaccgTTAGGgtcttccctggaaattctctCGTATCCAGGAGAACACTAGAATCTtcagtgatgtcaccagtgttgtggtgacaccaactgccagTGTGCTATCCCTTCAAAGACTAATGGGTTCAGAAGCaggcatgttctccaggatcctcagtctctttcggagGGATGATCGTACACATGCCTccagaccaaggcagagggaggccagccttctATCACGTTGGAGAACAAGACGAATGGAAAGGTCCTTGAGAAGACTCagtgagtactgggcagggcaaggggagcttcctggaggaggttggcTTGAGCTGGTCCTTCCAGGACTAGGACGTATGATTTggagcctcagtcttcctaaatggctgacccagactcaacaatttctgatcattagtttgacagaGAACCAAGAATTGATATATGTCAAGGGGCTTTCCTTGGACCACTTTAATGTCATGGGGagtgtcaaagaataccaggatgagCCTCTGTAAGAATAACAATGTGTCTCTCTGAGGATAGGCTGTTGAAgcacttcattctcagcagtgtcctgtagattacgtgggtaattgatgccaagagggatactctctTGGTCATATATCAGGTAGTCAGTTACTTTGAACTCACATGATAAGGGATTCACGATGTTAAGCAGTTTGGactcaaggacttacctgcctCACATCAGACATTAGCTAAGTAGGTCCTCCAATTCTTCATGTTCAGGCCAGCTTTAGAATTTCAGTGCCAGACGAATggctttaggaggtgtggtctctATCTATGATGGCATATGTCATCATATGGCTATGATGGTGGGGAACAGGGACCTGGCTGAATTCAGCTTAAAGATagctttcttgctctgtcagggattcactgtatctgtacaactgttcatcctcagacttctgttttagACTAAGCATAGTTTTTCCTGACACTGTGTCCACATATGtgtctgtttccttgtgtttatctacctacagaTCAGAGGGCATCATCTCAACCCTCCACAAACCCCGTTGAGGAGGAGAGAATTAAGCGTTTGGAGAACCTCAAAATTGCTCTCCACAAGATgcaaaaggagagagatgaactccGGAGTATCCTGGCAGATTACCctggaaagaatttaaatgacaggtagtcacaatgcaagttcttttaaatccacatttcctcacatcacagTAGGCCACAACTCCAGGGTGTCCACATAGTCAAAATCACTCTCCTGATTGCATCAGAACGTGAAGTTCAGATGGGAATgagatggtggcacaggctattttAATTCCTACAAAAGTAAATCATAGCCTGTGGCCTGAATCACAGTGTGGGAATGAGGGTagtagtgtgtgagctctcattgtgTGTTTTAAGAAGCCTGGACAGGTGTTGGCTTGTGGGAATTTCTAGGTGCTCTGATTCTGACCAGTCATTGTTGTAATTGACGtggaggtgctttgggttcaataggtcctgtgaagagctggaggggcCTAACCCCACTTGCGGCCACACAGTGTGTGACTGGACTGACATCAGGGTATCATgggttttctctgattttattcattgtatttttaGAAAATGCCACATCCTTGTATTTATTTGGCATTCtaattgtatgagagagagagagagagagagagagagagagagagagagagagagagagagagagttttgtgtgagtttgtgtgtgtgtatgcatgtgtgagtgcgttTGTGTGTATCACTGAAGATCTGGGTATTCTATGTTCTGATTTGGCCTGAGAATTATCCTGTGTCAATTTCCATGGCATGATAATGATGCGGCTGAGAGCCTCCCTTTGAGCAGTACAACATCTCACCTCTGCTGAGCTTGTATGCACATGGGTATCTCCCGGTATGTGGtataaattcttttccctgtaaatactgcTCATGTTCCTTTGGGctttcatgtagcaatagattCTATGATTGAGAATTGTTACCTAAGAACAGGAGAATAGTCTTCATGGATTTAAGTTGGAGCCTGGATCGTGGCACGGGGTCCTCGAATATTCTTGGCAAGCTAGTCTATTCCTTTAAACCCCCTCAGGGAGCTCAAGCAAATCAGCTCCCTCCTTTTGTTTGCTGGCACTGCTGTCCTCGTGTTCATaataataaacttaataaatacCAAGTGGACCCTGTACAAGGAGCAGGGGTGTGGCATGTCCTAGGCTGTCGTAGTTCAGGATTCAGTCTGAATTCATGTAATTCTTGAATCCTTCATTTATGTTATTTTATCCTTGGACCATGCCCTACCACAGGAACAACTTTGAGTCCGAGATGCTCATGATGCAGCACCAGGACGTGATGACTGACATGCAGAATATGAGGGGGCAGATCAATAGAGCTTTGATCAAATGCAAACACCTtacactggaaaatgactggtactggtgagtaacttacaaggttgtgaccccagcactaggcACAGCATGTGTCAGCCCATCTTATCTGTGAAGTAAAGTGAGGATCAGGCTTTATAGTGTTTGAAGCAGACCAGGAAGCCTGTCTCTAAGGAAGGCTCTAGGATTTTTACCTCTTGTAGATAGTTTGACCAAATGGAAAGAGGCTGTGAGATTCTTCAATCATTGTCCTTCCCAGATAGAGACCCTGTACATAGAAAACGTGTGCACAGTGATGGAGTTATCAATCAATCTTGATGCCCTGGGGCTctgacaggaaacacacacacacacacacacacacacacacacacacacacacacacacacacgacatgtAGAAAGACTGGCCTCCAGGTgacattctaataaaatggacatataagcacacataGGGATTAAGACCTCCTCTGGGAAAAACTTGACtcaatggtgtcaggttttgAGAAGTgacctgagtcttctggaatgttgctcttttctccatttgacctgtctctaggttatgctccatggctactgtggaCTTGGAGTATAATCTGGGGCTCTCTTCGGATCAGGACCCTAGAAGGAGTAAGGGACTTGGAGACGTGGGAGGAAGTTGGAGCCTGGCTGGGATtcaccatttttttctttgtgtctcagccgCAGCTTCTGCCCCCTCATAACTGAGTTTTTTGAACTGAAGAACAATGCCCAGAGAGCACGGAATGAGAACAGGGAGCTTCTGTGGGATCAGATTGCACTGGAAGAGtccattaaggaaacaacaaggttctgtggggaagccagtatgaaaatccGTGTAACAAGCAGAACAGGTAGGATGAATGAAGCATCAAGGGCAGGTT
It encodes the following:
- the Dlgap5l1 gene encoding disks large homolog 5-like produces the protein MENTRIFSDVTSVVVTPTASVLSLQRLMGSEAGMFSRILSLFRRDDRTHASRPRQREASLLSRWRTRRMERSLRRLNQRASSQPSTNPVEEERIKRLENLKIALHKMQKERDELRSILADYPGKNLNDRNNFESEMLMMQHQDVMTDMQNMRGQINRALIKCKHLTLENDWYCRSFCPLITEFFELKNNAQRARNENRELLWDQIALEESIKETTRFCGEASMKIRVTSRTGLKQCSRSLPRAQTRTTALRDRTVHQDH